ATCTCTGAGTGTGGGTCGTGACCATTATTGGGTCTAGCTGTTTCCGACTATGACTCTTCTTACCACCACATCGTCGAGAATCTTTGCCACCAATTTCAGCGGCTCCTGCTTTTGTGTCTGGCCCAAAAAAGGTAACCAAACTGGAAATGAGGATAAACAGAAGATTGTAGTGCGTGAACACACAAAATATCATGTGAAccagaaaaatcaaattttcatatTGATGTCAGCTCTTACATCATCTCCAATGGTTCCTGGTGGAGCAGCCTTGAATCTTATTACTCTATAAAACCAACTGCAAAATACTCATATTGATGGGTCTCTTCACACTTCACCGCTCCATATTAGTCCCATGACTTCCATACCCAATCAACTTCACTTTGCCTTGTTTCCATTCATGGCTCAGGGCCACATAACCCCCATGATAGATATTGCTAAACTATTTGCAGAGCACAATGTCATGATAACCATAATCACGACACCAGTAAATGCAGCCCGGTTTAAGCCGATTCTTGATCGCGCCATGGAATCAGGGCTGCCAATCCAACTATTGCTACTTCAGTTTCCATGCGCAGCAGCAGGATTACCTGATGGATGCGAGAGCATGGACATGCTGCCTTCACTAGACTTGGGCTCAAAATTTTTCGATGGGACGAACTTGCTACTCGAGCAAGCAGAGAAATTGTTTGAAGGGTTAGAACCGAAGCCAAGCTGCATTATATCTGACCAGTGCTTGCCATACACAATCCACATTGCTAAGAAGTATAGTGTCCCAAGAATTTCATTCGATGGCTGTTGTTGCTTTTCTGAGTTGTGCTTACATAATTTGCATGTTTCCAATGTTCTGGAGAGCATTAGCTCTGAAGATGAATACTTTGTTGTGCCAGGTTTGTCTGATCGCATTGAAATAACTAAAGCACACCTACCCAAATACAATATATTTTCAAAATCAGAGAAGTACGTAAATGAAATACTCATGGCAGAGGAGAGGTCATATGGTTTCATCATTAACACATTCGAAGAGCTGGAGCAAGAGTACGTGAACGTGTACAAGGAGGCAAGAGAAAATAAAGTGTGGTGTGTTGGTCCTGTTTCACTGAGCAACAAAAACAAGTTAGATAAAGTTCAGAGGGGTAACAAGACCTCCATTGAAGAATATGAATGCACAAAGTGGCTTGAATCATGGCAACCTGGTTCTGTACTCTATGTTTGTCTAGGAAGTCTTTGTAATTTGATACCATCACACTTGATAGAGCTTGCATTGGGTCTAGAAGAATCTGGCAAGCCATTCATTTGGGCAATAAG
The window above is part of the Tripterygium wilfordii isolate XIE 37 chromosome 3, ASM1340144v1, whole genome shotgun sequence genome. Proteins encoded here:
- the LOC119989557 gene encoding UDP-glycosyltransferase 73C3-like, translated to MTSIPNQLHFALFPFMAQGHITPMIDIAKLFAEHNVMITIITTPVNAARFKPILDRAMESGLPIQLLLLQFPCAAAGLPDGCESMDMLPSLDLGSKFFDGTNLLLEQAEKLFEGLEPKPSCIISDQCLPYTIHIAKKYSVPRISFDGCCCFSELCLHNLHVSNVLESISSEDEYFVVPGLSDRIEITKAHLPKYNIFSKSEKYVNEILMAEERSYGFIINTFEELEQEYVNVYKEARENKVWCVGPVSLSNKNKLDKVQRGNKTSIEEYECTKWLESWQPGSVLYVCLGSLCNLIPSHLIELALGLEESGKPFIWAIRGGDKTKDLENWVLENGYEERIKGRGLLIRGWAPQILILSHPAIGGFLTHCGWNSTLEGICAGVPMITWPLFADQFLNEKLIVQILRIGVRVGADVPLRWGEEEAIGLFVKKEDVKNAIEKLMGQGEEEEGKRQRARELGEMSKRASEEGGSSQLNIALLIEEIRQRTCHEEPI